In the Hyphomicrobiales bacterium genome, one interval contains:
- a CDS encoding conserved exported hypothetical protein (Evidence 4 : Unknown function but conserved in other organisms) — protein sequence MTETFKLGACVGLTLCALQSATALAQKQKTVGVKNEACRVALIKECVTERLNKLGSKCAPTSKENPSKFEMSCGTDFGATSNQINECKAIVDEWHYDKCVDEIDVAAFANGEAIRAEIAETNRVLREDQRTLLNQLCRAVGGQPDKCDGALAPTK from the coding sequence ATGACCGAGACCTTTAAGCTGGGTGCTTGCGTCGGCCTCACCCTATGCGCTCTTCAGAGCGCAACTGCGCTAGCCCAGAAGCAGAAAACAGTTGGGGTAAAGAACGAGGCGTGCCGTGTCGCTCTTATCAAGGAATGCGTCACAGAGAGGCTTAACAAGCTTGGCTCAAAGTGTGCCCCGACCAGCAAAGAGAACCCCTCGAAGTTCGAAATGAGCTGTGGCACCGATTTCGGCGCTACCTCGAACCAAATCAACGAATGCAAAGCGATCGTCGATGAGTGGCACTACGACAAATGCGTCGACGAGATTGACGTCGCAGCATTCGCCAACGGAGAAGCGATCCGCGCTGAAATCGCCGAAACGAACCGCGTCCTCAGGGAAGACCAGAGGACGCTTCTGAACCAGCTGTGCCGAGCTGTCGGCGGGCAACCCGATAAGTGCGACGGCGCTTTAGCCCCGACAAAATAG
- a CDS encoding conserved hypothetical protein (Evidence 4 : Unknown function but conserved in other organisms), whose protein sequence is MADTKPLRLTENRLRILRTAAGHKLGLVDRPYLLGFERVSWDRNARALVGAELLEDYRHGGYEITDAGRARLAEAGG, encoded by the coding sequence ATGGCTGACACGAAGCCACTTCGCCTGACAGAAAACCGGCTGCGTATCCTCAGGACCGCGGCCGGTCACAAGCTCGGGCTCGTCGACCGCCCCTACTTGCTGGGCTTCGAGCGCGTCTCTTGGGATCGCAACGCTCGCGCACTCGTCGGCGCCGAGCTTCTCGAAGACTACCGCCATGGCGGCTACGAGATCACCGACGCCGGCCGAGCGCGCCTCGCCGAGGCCGGTGGCTGA
- a CDS encoding hypothetical protein (Evidence 5 : Unknown function) → MEIPANRDRAKVEACATNIEINEPEQCLVKVDLGAILSEMRETNRAIREDQRALLNQLCRSVSSHPEKCDESIPGTK, encoded by the coding sequence ATGGAAATCCCTGCAAATCGCGATCGCGCCAAGGTCGAGGCTTGCGCGACCAACATCGAGATCAACGAACCGGAACAATGCTTGGTCAAGGTCGACCTGGGCGCCATTCTGTCTGAAATGCGAGAGACCAACCGAGCGATCCGCGAGGATCAGCGAGCGCTCCTCAATCAGCTATGCAGATCCGTCAGCAGTCACCCTGAGAAGTGCGACGAATCCATCCCCGGAACGAAGTGA
- a CDS encoding conserved exported hypothetical protein (Evidence 4 : Unknown function but conserved in other organisms) has protein sequence MRVHFRPIVIALLAGLTGTPQAMAQEIFVRDLKCRADAISACVAQTKAIACTRGSTPIGGAVCQGPFTDTPDEQHAVACGAKVDNLQAGTCLVPVNLQTLINSSAILAELKETSRAIREDQRAMLNELCRAVGGKPDRCDETLPMKK, from the coding sequence ATGAGAGTCCATTTTCGCCCCATCGTGATCGCTCTTCTCGCTGGACTGACCGGCACACCACAGGCGATGGCCCAGGAAATTTTCGTGCGCGACCTGAAGTGTCGTGCCGACGCGATCTCTGCCTGCGTTGCACAGACCAAAGCCATTGCTTGTACTCGCGGCTCTACGCCGATCGGCGGCGCCGTCTGTCAGGGCCCCTTCACAGACACACCGGACGAACAACACGCTGTCGCCTGCGGCGCCAAAGTCGACAACCTGCAGGCCGGGACATGTCTGGTGCCGGTGAACCTGCAGACCCTAATCAACAGCTCGGCCATCCTGGCCGAGCTCAAGGAAACCAGCCGCGCGATACGTGAGGATCAGCGCGCGATGCTCAACGAGCTATGCAGAGCGGTCGGGGGGAAGCCCGACAGGTGCGATGAGACCCTACCCATGAAAAAGTGA